From Mesobacillus jeotgali, the proteins below share one genomic window:
- a CDS encoding ABC transporter ATP-binding protein, producing the protein MMRVLEFEAVTKTYGKKKALDQLTFTIGENKITGLIGRNGAGKTTMLKIAAGFMRESSGDVRVFGEHPFNNLTVSANMIMIDNDMNLPAALNLEELLVTAADFYPNWDMKLARNLFDYFSLDLKQNHSRLSKGMKNTFNAILGLASRCPLTIFDEPTNGMDAGVRKDFYRALLKDYIANPRTIIISSHHLNEVEDILEDILLLKDGKQFLHMPIEELREYAVVVSGKEEAMKNWLRGHEVFHRSTAEFGRTYAVIRNDLSDDQIAAARKNSLEFSAISNEDLCLYLTSQEKGGIDDVFNKG; encoded by the coding sequence ATGATGAGAGTGCTGGAGTTCGAAGCTGTAACGAAAACATATGGGAAGAAAAAAGCTTTGGATCAACTGACGTTTACCATTGGAGAGAACAAAATCACCGGCCTGATTGGCAGGAACGGTGCCGGCAAGACGACGATGCTGAAAATCGCTGCTGGATTCATGCGAGAAAGTTCAGGTGACGTCAGAGTATTCGGAGAGCATCCATTCAATAATCTCACGGTGTCAGCCAATATGATCATGATTGATAATGATATGAACCTGCCGGCAGCTTTAAATTTAGAGGAACTTCTAGTGACTGCCGCGGATTTTTACCCGAACTGGGATATGAAATTGGCTCGTAATCTATTTGACTATTTTTCTCTCGATCTTAAGCAGAACCATTCAAGACTGTCCAAAGGGATGAAGAATACCTTCAATGCGATTCTGGGTTTGGCATCCCGCTGTCCGCTGACGATTTTTGATGAACCGACGAACGGGATGGATGCCGGAGTCAGGAAGGATTTTTACCGGGCGCTGCTGAAGGACTATATCGCTAACCCGCGGACAATCATCATCTCAAGCCATCACCTGAACGAGGTGGAGGATATCCTCGAAGACATCCTGCTCCTGAAGGATGGAAAGCAATTTTTGCATATGCCGATTGAAGAACTTCGAGAGTATGCTGTGGTTGTCAGCGGCAAAGAAGAAGCAATGAAAAACTGGCTGCGCGGACATGAGGTATTCCATAGAAGCACTGCTGAATTCGGACGGACATATGCGGTGATCCGGAATGACCTTTCCGATGACCAGATTGCTGCAGCAAGGAAAAACAGCCTGGAATTTTCGGCGATTTCCAACGAGGACCTCTGTCTGTACTTGACGAGCCAGGAGAAAGGCGGGATTGATGATGTCTTTAACAAAGGTTAG
- a CDS encoding aromatic acid exporter family protein yields the protein MSFIKKFNFVGGRVLKTGMAVFITALICELLGWPPMFAVITAIVTIEPTAADSIKKAYVRFPASAIGAAFSVVFNFAFDDSPLTYMLVAVATIIACHRLRLHDGALVAVLTGVAMISTVHDHYLSSFFIRLGTTLTGLTVSTLVNLLVIRPDYSRSIKGRIQQLILETGNLIATRGIEITKHQPLHRETRAGFQKILKDIEGIETLCKNQKKEWKLHQFDRKDMRNIHYEFKKLTILRQIHYHVGNLFSLPSMRLPEVKANVIQAMVKSIKAALHHPDFLLDEEHDAVVKELLSLLRHEVEEREADAHRFSEETIIFYELVSIHDLLEELNHIHKFEIRHQLLLEKSLDMG from the coding sequence ATGTCATTTATAAAGAAATTCAATTTTGTCGGAGGCAGGGTCCTTAAAACGGGGATGGCTGTATTCATTACGGCATTGATCTGTGAGCTGCTTGGCTGGCCGCCAATGTTCGCTGTCATAACGGCAATTGTAACAATTGAACCGACGGCGGCTGATTCGATAAAAAAAGCATATGTAAGATTCCCTGCTTCTGCGATTGGCGCTGCTTTTTCCGTCGTGTTCAATTTTGCGTTCGATGACAGCCCTCTGACCTATATGCTTGTTGCCGTTGCGACGATTATTGCCTGCCACAGGCTGCGGCTGCATGATGGGGCACTTGTGGCAGTGCTGACAGGTGTTGCAATGATTTCGACCGTCCATGACCACTATCTGTCGAGCTTTTTTATCCGCCTGGGGACCACTTTGACCGGGCTGACGGTCTCGACCCTTGTGAATCTCCTGGTGATCAGGCCTGATTATTCAAGATCCATCAAGGGGAGAATACAGCAATTGATTTTGGAAACGGGAAATCTGATTGCAACCAGAGGAATAGAAATCACAAAGCATCAGCCTCTGCACCGGGAAACGAGGGCAGGGTTCCAAAAAATCCTCAAAGACATAGAAGGGATTGAAACCCTGTGCAAAAACCAAAAGAAGGAATGGAAGCTGCATCAATTCGACCGGAAGGATATGCGGAATATCCATTACGAATTCAAGAAACTTACAATCCTAAGACAAATCCATTATCATGTCGGAAACCTCTTTTCACTGCCTTCCATGCGCCTGCCTGAGGTAAAAGCAAATGTAATTCAAGCAATGGTGAAATCGATCAAGGCAGCACTTCATCATCCAGATTTCTTGCTTGATGAGGAACATGATGCTGTCGTGAAAGAGTTGCTTAGTTTATTAAGACATGAAGTAGAGGAGCGCGAGGCGGACGCCCACCGGTTCTCAGAAGAAACGATCATCTTTTATGAACTTGTATCGATTCATGACCTGCTTGAAGAATTGAACCACATTCATAAATTCGAAATCAGGCATCAACTGTTGCTCGAAAAATCATTGGATATGGGTTAA
- a CDS encoding ABC transporter ATP-binding protein — MIRRFFTYYQPHRRLFIIDFSSAVIVALLELAFPLAVQWFIDTLLPGGNWNMIVSVSIGLLLLYIISTLLQFIVNYWGHKLGINIETDMRQQLFQHVQKQSFRFFDNTKTGHIMSRITNDLFDLGELAHHGPEDLFIAVMTFVGAFWIMLTINVKLALITMIIVPFLIWLITYSNLKMNAAWKNMYTDIADVNARVEDSVSGIRVVQSFTNEDYEIERFTKNNRRFRRAKLTAYKVMSFSSSGIYMLTRLIVLVVLVYGAWLSFQGSLSYGELVGFVLYVNVLFKPIDKISAILELYPKGMAGFKRFTELMDQNPDVTDREDAVEVPHLKGDIEFRNVTFSYDKNKPVLDGIDLKINQTVAFVGPSGAGKTTICSLIPRFYDVNNGSIMIDGIDIREMTKKSLRSQIGIVQQDVFLFTGTLRENIAYGSLVATHEDIVRAAKQAHLEDFIAGLPDGYETQIGERGLKLSGGQKQRIAIARMFLKNPPILILDEATSALDTETERIIQKALAELSKNRTTLVIAHRLATIRSADRIVVVTEDGIAEQGTHDELVEQGGIFANLHQVQFETSI; from the coding sequence ATGATAAGAAGATTTTTTACATATTACCAGCCTCATCGAAGGCTATTCATCATTGATTTTAGCAGTGCGGTTATCGTTGCTTTGCTTGAGCTCGCTTTCCCGCTTGCAGTGCAATGGTTCATTGATACGCTGCTGCCTGGCGGAAACTGGAATATGATCGTCAGTGTGAGCATTGGATTGCTTCTGCTGTACATCATCAGCACATTGCTCCAATTCATCGTCAATTATTGGGGCCACAAGCTTGGGATCAATATCGAAACAGATATGAGGCAGCAGCTGTTTCAGCACGTTCAGAAGCAGTCGTTCCGCTTTTTCGATAATACAAAAACGGGCCATATCATGAGCCGGATCACTAATGACCTTTTTGACCTTGGCGAGCTGGCCCATCATGGACCAGAGGATTTATTCATTGCTGTAATGACCTTTGTTGGTGCATTCTGGATTATGCTGACGATCAATGTGAAACTAGCGCTGATCACAATGATTATCGTACCCTTCCTGATCTGGCTGATTACCTATTCCAACTTGAAAATGAATGCGGCATGGAAGAATATGTACACCGATATTGCCGATGTCAATGCTAGAGTCGAGGACAGTGTTTCAGGAATAAGGGTGGTCCAGTCTTTCACAAATGAAGATTACGAGATTGAGAGATTCACGAAAAACAATCGCCGATTCCGCCGGGCAAAATTGACTGCCTATAAGGTCATGTCATTCAGTTCCTCCGGTATTTATATGCTCACAAGGCTGATAGTCCTCGTTGTCCTCGTGTACGGGGCGTGGTTAAGTTTCCAGGGAAGCCTCAGCTATGGGGAGCTGGTTGGATTTGTATTGTATGTGAACGTGCTTTTTAAACCGATTGATAAAATCAGTGCCATTCTTGAATTGTATCCGAAAGGGATGGCGGGTTTTAAAAGGTTTACCGAGTTGATGGACCAGAATCCCGATGTAACCGATCGGGAGGACGCGGTGGAGGTTCCGCATTTAAAGGGAGATATCGAATTCAGGAATGTCACCTTCAGTTACGACAAAAATAAACCCGTTTTGGATGGAATCGACCTGAAAATCAATCAAACGGTAGCGTTTGTGGGTCCATCGGGTGCAGGGAAGACTACTATCTGCTCATTAATTCCACGCTTTTATGACGTGAATAACGGGAGCATCATGATAGATGGCATAGATATCCGCGAAATGACCAAGAAATCGCTGCGTTCGCAAATCGGGATTGTACAGCAGGATGTGTTCCTTTTTACAGGAACACTGCGTGAGAATATTGCCTATGGTTCTCTGGTGGCAACTCATGAAGACATTGTTCGAGCGGCAAAGCAGGCGCACCTGGAAGACTTTATCGCCGGCCTCCCTGATGGCTATGAAACGCAAATTGGTGAGCGCGGCCTCAAGCTGTCAGGCGGGCAAAAGCAGCGAATTGCCATTGCGCGAATGTTTCTGAAGAATCCGCCAATCCTGATTCTCGATGAAGCAACATCCGCACTGGATACCGAAACCGAAAGAATCATCCAGAAAGCACTCGCTGAACTCTCGAAAAACCGGACCACTCTGGTGATTGCGCACAGACTGGCGACAATCAGAAGTGCCGACAGAATTGTAGTGGTCACCGAGGATGGAATCGCTGAACAAGGCACCCATGACGAGCTGGTCGAGCAAGGAGGCATTTTTGCTAACCTTCATCAGGTTCAATTTGAAACATCGATATAG
- a CDS encoding GntR family transcriptional regulator: MILNSDSMKPIYIQIAEWLETEILGESINVDEKVYSQYQLAEMLNINPATAAKGLNMLADENILYKKRGLGMFVTQDAKKIITAKRRGQTLKSLVADLVREAENLQVTEEELFAMIKEAKLDLKGDS, encoded by the coding sequence TTGATCCTTAATTCAGATAGCATGAAACCGATCTATATCCAAATTGCCGAGTGGCTGGAAACGGAAATTCTTGGTGAAAGCATCAATGTGGATGAGAAGGTTTATTCGCAGTATCAGCTTGCGGAAATGCTGAATATCAATCCAGCAACAGCGGCAAAAGGGTTGAATATGTTAGCGGACGAAAACATTCTTTATAAAAAGCGGGGACTGGGAATGTTCGTCACACAGGATGCGAAGAAGATCATCACGGCGAAACGGAGGGGCCAGACATTGAAGTCATTGGTGGCAGATTTGGTGCGGGAAGCGGAGAATCTTCAGGTGACTGAAGAAGAATTATTCGCAATGATCAAGGAAGCCAAACTGGATTTAAAGGGGGATTCATGA